The nucleotide sequence GCGAACGTCACCATCCCGCACAAGGAGCAGGCGCTCGCTTTGTCGATGCCCGATGCGCGCGCGCGGGCGGTGGGCGCGGCCAACACGCTCTATTTCAATGACGGTGAACTGTGTTCGACCAACACCGATGTCGAAGGCTTTATCGGCAATCTCGACGCCAGCGCGCCGGGCTGGGACAGCGCGGACGACGTGCTGGTGCTGGGCGCGGGCGGATCGTCACGCGCGGTGATTTTCGGATTGATCGAACGCGGCATCAAGCGCGTGCATCTTGCCAACCGCACCGCGTCGCGCACTCAGCTGCTGGCCGATCAGTTCGGCGCACAGGTGCAGCCGCTGGCATGGGATGCGGTTGCCGGAGTGTTGCCGCGCGCGAAGCTGCTGGTGAACACCACGTCGCTCGGCATGAAGGGACAGCCGCGGCTCGATATCGATCTCGGTGCACTTCCGGCGGGTGCGACTGTTGCTGATCTGGTTTATGTTCCGCTGGAAACCGATCTGCTGAAAGCCGCGAAGGCGCGGGGCCTGAAAACCGCCGATGGCCTCGGCATGCTGCTGCATCAGGCTGTGCGCGGATTCGAGTTATGGTTCGGGAAACGGCCGACGGTGACGCCGGAACTGCGCGCGCTGGTCGAGGCTGATTTGCTAAAGTAGATGCTTTCAACAAACACAATGTCGTCCCCGCGAAAGCGGGGAACCATACTCCCTGCGCTCCCATGTTTTGTCAGGAAGTTGCAACGCGTCGTTTT is from Afipia massiliensis and encodes:
- a CDS encoding shikimate dehydrogenase, with amino-acid sequence MSATPAACLIGWPAAHSRSPLIHKYWLKSFGIDGDYRIEAVEPAAFAEFIGGLKARGYKGANVTIPHKEQALALSMPDARARAVGAANTLYFNDGELCSTNTDVEGFIGNLDASAPGWDSADDVLVLGAGGSSRAVIFGLIERGIKRVHLANRTASRTQLLADQFGAQVQPLAWDAVAGVLPRAKLLVNTTSLGMKGQPRLDIDLGALPAGATVADLVYVPLETDLLKAAKARGLKTADGLGMLLHQAVRGFELWFGKRPTVTPELRALVEADLLK